Proteins encoded together in one Bos indicus isolate NIAB-ARS_2022 breed Sahiwal x Tharparkar chromosome 3, NIAB-ARS_B.indTharparkar_mat_pri_1.0, whole genome shotgun sequence window:
- the ACKR3 gene encoding atypical chemokine receptor 3, whose amino-acid sequence MDLHLLDYSEPGNFSDISWPCNGSDCIAVDTLQCGHIPNKSVLLYTLSFVYIFIFVIGMIANSVVVWVNIQAKTTGYDTHCYILNLAIADLWVVVTIPVWVVSLVQHNQWPMGELTCKVTHLIFSINLFGSIFFLTCMSVDRYLSVAYFASTSGRKKRLVRRAVCVLVWLLAFGVSLPDTYYLKTVTSASNNETYCRAFYPEHSVKEWLISMELVSVILGFAIPFCIIAVFYFLLARAIASSSDQEKQSSRKIILSYVVVFLVCWLPYHLVVLLDIFSILHYIPFTCQLEAFLFTALHVTQCLSLVHCCVNPVLYSFINRNYRYELMKAFIFKYSAKTGLTKLIDASRVSETEYSALEQNAK is encoded by the coding sequence ATGGATCTGCATCTCTTGGACTACTCGGAGCCGGGGAACTTCTCCGACATCAGCTGGCCCTGCAATGGCAGCGACTGCATCGCGGTGGACACCCTGCAGTGCGGCCACATACCCAACAAAAGCGTCCTGCTGTACACGCTGTCCTTCGTCTACATCTTCATCTTTGTGATCGGCATGATCGCCAACTCCGTGGTGGTCTGGGTGAACATCCAGGCCAAGACTACGGGCTACGACACGCACTGCTACATCTTGAACCTGGCCATCGCCGACCTGTGGGTGGTGGTCACCATCCCTGTCTGGGTGGTCAGCCTCGTGCAGCATAACCAGTGGCCCATGGGCGAGCTCACGTGCAAGGTCACCCACCTCATCTTCTCCATCAACCTCTTCGGCAGCATCTTCTTCCTCACCTGCATGAGTGTGGATCGCTACCTGTCCGTCGCCTACTTCGCCAGCACCTCCGGCCGCAAGAAGAGGCTGGTGCGCCGTGCCGTGTGCGTCCTGGTGTGGCTGCTGGCCTTCGGCGTGTCCCTGCCCGACACCTACTACCTGAAGACCGTGACGTCCGCCTCCAACAACGAGACCTACTGCCGGGCTTTCTACCCCGAGCACAGCGTCAAGGAGTGGCTCATCAGCATGGAGCTGGTCTCCGTGATCCTGGGCTTCGCCATTCCTTTCTGCATCATCGCTGTCTTCTACTTCCTGCTGGCCCGCGCCATCGCCTCCTCCAGCGACCAGGAGAAGCAGAGCAGCCGGAAGATCATCCTCTCCTACGTGGTGGTCTTCCTGGTGTGCTGGCTGCCGTACCACCTGGTGGTGCTGCTGGACATCTTCTCCATCCTGCACTACATCCCCTTCACCTGCCAGCTGGAGGCCTTCCTCTTCACGGCGCTGCACGTCACGCAGTGCCTGTCGCTGGTGCACTGCTGTGTCAACCCTGTGCTCTACAGCTTCATCAACCGCAACTACCGGTACGAGCTGATGAAGGCCTTCATCTTCAAGTACTCGGCCAAGACGGGCCTCACCAAGCTCATCGATGCCTCCCGCGTTTCGGAGACCGAGTACTCCGCTTTGGAGCAGAATGCCAAGTGA